From the Toxoplasma gondii ME49 chromosome VIIa, whole genome shotgun sequence genome, one window contains:
- a CDS encoding hypothetical protein (encoded by transcript TGME49_206520) — translation MLEVCLPVVPRFSSSVAARGRSKSSLQSAQVDWFWCDPRFDVCRSYLRFTFLRVYDFSERHSPGHFQVSSSHSARRLSPQQLLLCSFAVLFRAVAPSRLLHASGLRDFDLQLKILLHAASLSPVHPDAFQLRLNFASEAREQDSFRERRQEVTARRRLFLGGATTTRGNSHGEELSKRFSCTLSCKRRRRGSKAEEVGVSTAWRKKRFHGGCAET, via the coding sequence ATGTTGGAAGTGTGTCTCCCTGTGGTTCCACggttttcttcctcagttgcagccagaggcagaagcaagTCCTCGCTGCAGAGTGCTCAGGTCGACTGGTTTTGGTGTGACCCGCGTTTTGATGTTTGTCGAAGCTATCTGCGTTTTACTTTCCTGCGTGTGTATGACTTTTCAGAGAGACATTCCCCAGGTCATTTTCAAGTTTCCTCGTCGCATTCcgcgcgccgcctctctccgcagcagctgctgctttGTTCTTTCGCAGTTCTTTTTCGCGCAGTGGCTCcctctcgacttctccacGCCTCGGGATTGCGCGACTTCGACTTGCAGCTGAAAATACTGCTCCacgcggcgtctctctcgcctgtccACCCCGATGCATTTCAGCTGCGCCTAAACTTCGCCTCGGAGGCTCGCGAACAGGACTCGtttcgcgagagaagacaggaagtcACCGCCCGCCGCCGGCTTTTTCTGGGAGGGGCGACGACGACTCGCGGGAACTCGCACGGGGAAGAATTGTCGAAAAGGTTCAGCTGTACCCTGAGTtgcaagagaaggcgacgtgGAAGCAAGGCGGAGGAGGTTGGTGTGTCGACTGCCTGGCGAAAGAAAAGGTTCCACGGTGGGTGTGCAGAGAcctga
- a CDS encoding hypothetical protein (encoded by transcript TGME49_206540~Predicted trans-membrane domain (TMHMM2.0):92-115:157-180:540-563:577-600:612-635:938-961:972-995:1009-1032:1038-1061:1065-1088), giving the protein MALPSTPAVDRSVLPLNGLSPVQEESSSGPFPVDSCDRVFGLPTNSFASVLRRVSSFASQPALSLPSAFFSPSLRGSPSHSSTPAAASFRQAALCCVSTGCYIFLLGASLQPSVFPLFLLDQADDAGQLTSADAVSVSSPPSSLLPLCVALFCSCAPFALLFPLAVVWLFNAACAGLAALHLRRKQGGVVVAATLLDVRFPRSSRSAAEEPGSPDAACLALPPLWAKEASKFAWTDETGGPPVLRDNHDRRDVSLVSASTEGGLASMYAPPDVNQQTQRMSSDYFAKPSSSSSASSSSSSSSSSSSSSSSSSSSRQPEFVVRSRESPLTLAAAAPPDAKSRDEAIRLAGVSSKRRADGEGEREFRDSPSSRRGEEGRATEGANECHPLVQLTTSFEGSTVPPGDRGPSFFGQGNGCSVSSLVRSRQGSVVGVDSLASLSESDFDGASLLVSLGVPSQHSPGSRELRPGRANCGDKLNFKRSSRRRASREDSEPRVPEPPGLVFLRFCWTAAAAGARRFSRHLASWCRCFSRTVSGPLARRLVSLSGVSLAVCGSVFACLHELLLLLAFRVEGAKRVEMWTALASVSYAELPFLLLVGSCLRWWRPCLSCSRTLGVSLLLCANVLLCFSPLSLSPLPRASVADLARLLSNSSASLTSFTSSPFAGRLPASPLSSSISDDAFFLPRAPTAISESPLPSSLWNYEFQSSPSAGFTLTSAAGLAISRDGTSLTSTLPPPSSFSLRSSPLTVSSVSSSSSPSSSQSSSLSSSPSAPVSSSSPPPSPVSSSPPPSPVSSSSTPSSPVSSSFSISPSSPFPSVSSPASSVSSLSSSSSVAMPEKSSSSSPDSLLDSGKSPRGAIVPPATLPSPEALTTDFVEAYDWQKNEKTKSRISSPETSEAAPGLKPSRKNGEKRRDGEASSHSQLATKKDSGTGPAEMHAAAMLFALGALFASLVSSLSLALAIHTGLSVLTACILRFFTQGVMGCLGIVYGVAWGHWVDREGLASAMPPSSPLAAAAACVGACIFGLLATVSFFKSASLPVLPLSSGIRGGCWAIVALLALGLHHAPLPRPVVLLLLLALTGSLLFGWSCMRMEFSIANTPAPDEAGESTPRIFRLPASDKAFATSLCEGLLPAKGAASERDRRGSAERSTRADGGRETGDWDRDESPGWYRRGRAEEHRESVGEQYCAHEDDSIGPLPARCDTCGEDLQVEALLERSRSRVPVGYSGEFGRFDVLGESVGCEAVESECRVCAHDDQ; this is encoded by the exons ATGGCACTGCCGTCGACCCCCGCTGTCGACCGCTCTGTTCTCCCCTTGAACGGCCTGTCTCCCGTCCAGGAAGAGTCTTCCTCCGGTCCGTTTCCTGTCGACTCCTGCGACCGCGTTTTCGGTCTCCCTACGaactccttcgcctctgttctgcggcgcgtctcttcctttgcGTCGCAGCcggcgctgtctctcccctcggccttcttctctccctctctgcgcGGCTCGCCTTCTCACTCGTCCACACCTGCAGCGGCCTCCTTCCGTCAAGCTGCGCTCTGCTGTGTGTCCACCGGGTGCTAcatcttccttctcggcgCCTCCCTCCAgccttctgtctttcctctctttcttctcgaccaGGCTGACGACGCGGGGCAACTCACCTCCGCAGacgccgtctctgtctcctcgcctccttcttcgctgcttcctctctgcgtcgctctcttctgctcctgtGCACCCTTTGCtctgctgtttcctctcgctgtcgtctgGCTGTTTaacgctgcatgcgcgggccTCGCGGCTCTTCACCTGCGTCGGAAGCAAGGGGGGGTCGTCGTTGCCGCAACTCTCTTAGATGTCCGGTTTCcacgttcttctcgctctgcggCGGAAGAGCCAGGATCCCCAGATGCAGCCTGTCTTgcccttcctcctctctgggCGAAGGAAGCCTCCAAATTCGCGTGGACAGACGAAACAGGAGGCCCCCCAGTCCTGCGCGACAACCACGACCGACGGGATGTCTCTCTCGTATCGGCTTCCACGGAAGGAGGACTCGCCAGCATGTACGCACCTCCTGATGTAAATCAACAGACACAACGAATGTCCTCAGACTACTTCGCAAAgccatcttcctcttcttccgcttcttcctcttcttcctcttcgtcctcttcttcctcttcttcctcttcttcttcctcgtctcgtcAGCCAGAGTTCGTCGTCCGTTCAAGAGAGTCTCCTCTGACCCTCgcggcggccgcgccgcCTGATGCTAAGAGTCGAGATGAGGCGATTCGCCTCGCTGGAGTCTCTTCAAAGCGCAGGGCAGatggcgaaggcgagagagagttCAGAGACTCGCCTTCAAGtcggaggggagaagaaggcagagcgacGGAGGGCGCGAACGAATGCCATCCGCTGGTCCAGCTCACCACGTCATTCGAAGGATCGACGGTTCCGCCAGGAGATCGGGGACCTTCCTTCTTCGGGCAAGGAAATGGCTGCAGCGTCTCGTCACTCGTCAGAAGTCGACAGGGCAGTGTCGTCGGCGTCGACTCCCTTGCTTCGCTGTCCGAGAGTGACTTCGACGGCGCCTCcctcctcgtgtctctcgGCGTTCCTTCGCAGCATTCGCCGGGGAGTCGAGAGCTTCGCCCAGGACGCGCGAACTGTGGAGACAAACTGAATTTCAAACGCAGCTCCAGACGACGCGCATCCAGAGAAGACTCTGAGCCG CGCGTTCCAGAACCTCCTGGGCTGgtctttctccgcttctgttGGACGGCTGCGGCAGCGGGTGCGCGTCGCTTCTCACGGCATCTCGCGTCCTGGTGCAGGTGCTTCTCGAG aacggTTTCTGGCCCTCTGGCTAGACGCttggtttctctctctggggtTTCACTGGCTGTGTGCGGCAGCGTCTTTGCGTGTCTGCAcgagcttctgcttcttctcgcgtttcgagTGGAAGGCGCGAAACGCGTGGAGATGTGGACGGCGCTCGCATCG GTTTCCTATGCAGAACTTCCCTTTCTGCTGCTTGTTGGATCCTGCCTGCGATGGTGGCGCCCTTGTCTCTCATGCTCTCGAACActcggcgtttctcttctcctctgtgcaAACGTTCtactctgcttctctcccttgtcgctttcgcctctgccgcgGGCCAGCGTCGCCGACCtcgctcgccttctctccaactcctctgcttctctgacttccttcacttcttctcccttcgccGGTCGActtcctgcgtctccactgtcGTCATCGATCTCCGACGACGCCTTTTTCCTCCCTCGTGCTCCCACCGCGATCTCGGAGTCTCCCCTTCCTTCGTCCTTGTGGAATTATGAGTTTCagtcttcgccttccgccGGATTCACTCTGACTTCCGCAGCCGGTCTAGCTATCTCTCGGGATGGAACGTCTCTGACTTCGACACtgcctcctccgtcttctttctcgctaCGTTCAAGCCCActcactgtctcctctgtctcctcctcttcctctccttcttcctctcagtcatcctctctctcttcttctccctctgctcctgtctcctcttcttctcctcccccctctcctgtctcctcttctcctcccccctctcctgtctcctcttcttctactccctcttctcctgtctcttcttctttctctatctccccttcttcgcctttcccctcggtttcctctcctgcgtcctctgtttcttctctgtcgtcttcgtcttcagttGCTATGCCTGAGAAAAgctcgtcgtcgtctccggATTCTTTGCTCGATTCTGGAAAGTCTCCGAGAGGCGCAATCGTTCCGCCTGCGACGCTGCCCTCACCCGAGGCTCTCACAACCGACTTCGTCGAGGCGTACGATtggcagaaaaacgagaaaacgaagtcACGAATCTCTTCTCCAGAAACGTCAGAGGCCGCCCCAGGTCTGAAGCCGTCGCGTAAAAACggggaaaaaagacgagacggTGAAGCGTCCTCGCACTCTCAGTTGGCGACAAAAAAAGACTCCGGCACCGGGCCTGCGGAGATGCACGCAGCGGCGATGTTGTTTGCTCTCGGCGCCttgttcgcctctctcgtaTCGA gtCTTTCGCTGGCTCTGGCGATTCACACAGGCCTCTCCGTTTTAACGGCGTGCATTCTTCGATTCTTTACTCAGGGCGTTATGGGGTGTCTAGGCATTGTCTACGGC GTAGCCTGGGGTCACTGGGTAGACCGTGAAGGCTTGGCGTCTGCGATGCCTCCGTCATCCCCGCTCGCCGCGGCAGCTGCGTGCgtcggtgcatgcattttcGGCCTTTTGGCCACTGTTTCGTTCTTCAAG agTGCCTCGCTTCCGGTCCTGCCCTTGAGCAGCGGCATTCGTGGCGGGTGCTGGGCGATTGTCGCGCTGCTCGCTCTGGGCCTCCACCACGCACCGTTGCCGAGGCctgtcgtccttctccttctcttggCGTTGACTGGATCCCTGCTTTTTGGATGgagttgcatgcgcatgGAGTTCTCCATCGCGAACACACCCGCGCCCGATGAAGCCGGGGAGTCGACGCCGCGGATCTTCCGGCTTCCCGCGTCGGACAAGGCGTTCGCGACCTCTCTCTGTGAAGGCCTGTTGCCCGCCAAGGGTGCAGCGTCTGAGCGGGAtaggagaggaagcgcagAGCGGTCGACGAGAGCAGACGGAGGACGGGAGACCGGCGACTGGGACCGAGACGAGAGCCCAGGGTGGTATCGTCGAGGCCGCGCcgaagaacacagagagagtgtGGGCGAACAGTACTGCGCTCACGAGGATGACAGTATCG GCCCTTTGCCCGCGCGCTGTGACACATGCGGAGAGGATCTCCAGGTGGAAGCTCTCTTGGAGAGAAGCCGGTCGCGGGTACCAGTCGGCTATTCGGGAGAATTCGGGCGTTTTGATGTTCTAGGTGAAAGTGTGGGATGCGAGGCCGTGGAGAGCGAGTGTCGAGTCTGCGCCCACGACGACCAGTGA